Genomic window (Ostrea edulis chromosome 9, xbOstEdul1.1, whole genome shotgun sequence):
GAAAGAGGAGGAGAGGAGAAGGAGTTAACAAACAGGgccagtttgtatgtaaatgatgtttccaAATAGTTGCAGCAAGGGGGACGACAATTTGAGGGATGAGGTTatgcccaaatcgtcgccggcgacgatttgggacggGCGACTATTTGGGGTGTTACATAAGAAACCTCAAATCGTCGCCCATCCgacgacgatttggggtgtaacccccccccccccacccagaAGACTACCTTCCGGAagtctggctatatagtgagacacCCACCCCCCTCTGGAagtctggctatatagtgagacacCCACCCCCCACTGGAagtctggctatatagtgagacacCCCAGCCCCTCTGGAagtctggctatatagtgagacacccccccccccctcccttggaagtctggctatatagtgagacaccccccccccccccccttggaagtctggctatatagtgagacacccccccccccccccttggaagtctggctatatagtgagagacccccccccccccccttggaagtctggctatatagtgagacacGCACACACCCTCCGTAAGTCTGGCTATAGAGTAAGCCTCCCGAGGAAGTGTTACCATGTAACCAGACTTACAGAGAGGAAATCTCGCTACATCTACATACCCGGTAGCCAGTCTTCCCTCTTTATAGTGACCCCCCATCCCCTTTACTTTAGTATCCGGAATAGCCCTTATACCTATAACTTAAATGTGCTTATTGAACTTTTATGCAgtgttttaattaattaagtTTTCCATAACATAATGTCCGGAAATTAGGTACCTATAAAAAGGGCGATTTTATATCAGTCGATATGGCTTCCCGGAAAGAGCATGAGGTGTTAGCAATGaatatattccttattttaaCTTGACTCCTTTGACATCCGAATTAAGGACGCCCTCAAATTGAAAGGTCACAATATAACCAATCTGTATGAAAAGAATCTATAATTATGGTTCGCAATCGGGAGTGGTTGCAATGTTTCAGCTTGCGGGAGGGGGAGTGGACTCATCCTCGGGGGCAATGACTTACGCTTCCAGTGTGGCAATGGTTAACCCCTTGGGGAGGAGCATGGGATGAAGCACCTGGTGTTATAGAGTAAATCCTCCTCAGTAGATTCCCCCTCCGGAAAGTCTACTTAAGGCCTGTCATTTATTATTACTTTAAGAGAATTTCGGATAATGGAGGATCCAGAGGGGTATTTACGACATATgttgaaaattcaaatgttatTCTCTATTCACCATTTCATTAATCATCTATCACCCTATGAGAGTCCCGTTACATTTACATTAAACTAAATGTTAATGTTTTTAGTGTAAAAGCAAGAAAAACTCCTCCTATTTTCCCCTCTGGGTGTTAGGTTGCAATACAACTTTACACGTTAGGCTCAAACTCTGAAAAAGAATTGATGTGGTGTATTTTTAATTGTTAAAAAACAATGGAAAAAAGAGAAAAACCCGCAAAAggtcactcaggtgacttaCAAAggtgaaaatatcaaaataaaacaatgatggCAACATTTTTTTGTATGAAACAAAGACAAATACTACCGCCACAAAATGTACCTGATTAAATATGTTActcattcattttgtttttcactttagtCTATAACCACTTGGAAGCGAATGAAGGCCTAGCCAAAACATGGACTCTAATATTTCATTTCTATCTGTTTCTTTCAAATAATCGTATGGTCTGGTGTACTAGATTTTCCCGCTGTATCTCCCATTGAATTCCAGTTTACAAACAACAGCCCCATATTCCTGAATCAACGTAACGTGTTCTGGGGTAATTTCCAGGTATGTAAATATAATcagaaatcaaaaaaaaaaaaaaaaaaaaaataattttcaaaatcttcaaaAGACATTGGATTGACAATCTCAGTAAATATTTCCaagatattacatgtgtattcatCAATAgcaaatataacaaaacaaaagacTCGTATGGAgctaaatgattgattgattaaatattgtttaacgtctctctcgagaatatttcactcgtggagacgtcaccattgccggtgaagggctgcaaaatttaggcctatgctcggcgcttacggccttttagcagggagggatctttatcgtgccacacctgctgtgacaaggggcctcagttttttgcggtctcatccgaaagatcGCGGACCTAAGATCACCGAGTGCTACGTACAACTACTGGTGAGGAAGCCTCGGACCTGCTTATGGAAGGCAGCCATACTCTCATGCCTTTACCAACCTAAGTTTGATTTGCAgcttccatttttttttttaactatgtacatgtattcagattTAATGTTTGCTCACCTGAGCATCATTATCAATAATCagcaatgaatgaaaattatattcCTCTGAATCtgagggaaaaaaataaaataaactttgCAAAGTCTGGTACTGTTTGGTCAAATGGTTTTCGATAAAATAGTAACCGCTGAATATAACTTagtttgcgattatctccccttgaattggagagagcaataattgaattaatgcgcgcattaaatcaaatattgctctcattaattcaattgatgtgcgcattaattcaattgatgagagcaataattgaattgatgatatcttcaaataattaaagatatcttcaattatttgaatttatgttaatttggcgctccatactggtgagctaaaaactgagTCAAGTACGGAGAAGGAAACCAGAATTTTTAAATGCTTCCTGTATGGTCTAAAGGGCTCTAAAATAAATTGACtattgttaaaaacaaaaagaTAAGATAGTCCAATGTTGTTTTTCAGCTGGGGTCAGTCGCTCAGAGAATATTAAAGTCTCAGCTTATAATCTGTAAATTACGGCAGTTCTGAATAGTTCATGCACGTACACGAAATGGATCAATATCAAATAATGTTCTTACAGTCTGCTTGCAAATAATTCCAAGTGATACATTAGGAAATGCTATATATCAGATGACTCTAGTAGGAGTTCTCTTGTATGCTGTCCTAGTACGTCTTCATTTAAAGCTATatttatcttaaaaaaaaaaaaaaaatgtctgctTTTTCCATTAGTTTTGTCAATTCTGGTTTTATCTATAGGTAAGTATCATAAATGggttaatgaaataaataaaacattatctAAAAACCGAGACCCgcgtgtggcacgataaagataaagatccccctgATCAAAGGCCACAagggccgagcataggccttaattttgcggcctttcaccggcagtggtgacgtctccatttgagtgaatgacattttattgaaatttgtcTTACAGAACTGAACTTCACAACAACTCTGACCAACAAATCACTGTTAAACTATACTGCTAGGTTGTTTGtccttacaaataaagatacattgctggatccagtaaatgttctatcaagccactgtctttgctcctcacgaagaTATTAGCAGCtctgaaggagaaacttcataCTAATGTGTCACAATTTGACATAAGGTGTAAATTGaacgtggattctaaaacattctaaagaacttttagtagaTAAATGACAAAACTTTCctcaaattaacaacatcaaaatgtatgacttttcaacactttactcgatcattcctcacgataaatcaaagactagaatttttgacatcatacgCAATTGCTTcttcaaaaatggaaaaaggaaatattcatacataGTGATCATTCACTCAaagaattactttgttaaacaccactccgaATTTAGAGtaaagttgatattaaaaatatatggcatgccaaattcacaaaaatgagctaaacatagtttcacagttgataaactaggtttatcgactgtaaactatagtttacgaactgtaaactatagttaacgattcgttaactatagttttcatccgtaaaaccatatttaacggttgtaaactatagtttacaaatgctaatccaagtttatctgtctttaaataaacgttaacaatagattttgctgataaatacagattcacatttgtaaactataatttacattcgttaactatagttcacaattgttaatcctagtttcacaaattgtgatactatatttatcagataaacttaaaaatagtttagacttgtaaaccgtagtttacaatcgtgaaaccgtatttatcagataaactgtgttttgcaatcgctaatgattgttttcattgttaattatagtttacgcttgtgaaacatagattatctgttaactatggtttacagatgtgaaatatagattaacgtcgttaactatagtttacgatccgtaaactatagtttacagtcgataaacctagtttatcaactgtgaaactatgtttagctcatttttgtgaatttggcgtgccataaaaatatgctggatttcctcattgacaatgttttcgtagtctttagtgatcaggtcttctaacagtttgttggaatcccatgggcacaaattgtgctccttttttagctgacctgtttttatctTCTTaggaggcagaatttattcaaaaacttctacacaAGAAGAAAAACCCGCtagctgtgaccttcaattcgacataaatataatgttatatatatcaACGGTTTATCTATTAGGAATAAAAAATTTCATTCAGATGTTGATCAGATATACACCAATGAACTCAAAATACAATACATCTCGGAGTATTcaacatctgcttcgtacttagatattttattgaacatagatgttagcgacaaactaaaaactcaactttatggcaATTAAACTgtatgacttcagcttctccatcgtcaaccttCCATATAGATctttccattatcacctgcatatgatgtttatgagTCTCAGCTAATTCGATGCGCAAGAACTTGgtctgcgtatgatcaggtttttttctttcaaaaatggAGGTAGGCTATACTGACAAATAATTAagctgatgttacagggatttcaacagtcttgtttaaattaagccagcatttcgcaacttctatgTCGTTATAGCGACCCAATTAACCGATATAAACCtttcactgggtcaaatgctgtctgacgtgtttcataccgctctttacacactgattttgactacggagtACACCGTTTATCGGATGAAAATATAGGGCTCAAATTACGGTGGGTGTGATCTTTTGACagtggatgtttactcctcctgggcacctgatcccatcgcTGATATATCCAGGAGTACGTGTGTGTCCTAAgtactattaattttgtattctatataaataggagatatgagattgatcactgttcactaTCTTCACCTACTCAAGATCCAGgaacaggtatctgaattttaaccAATAaatagaaagaaagaaaaactcAACTGTATAAATAGAgtttttccttttatttattgataaaaattcagatacctgtgatCCAGGCCACGGGGtgttgacacaatctgagcaaactggtatatatagtataccagtttgctcagattgtgtcaagaCCCTGTGATCCAGGCTAGTTTATTTAAAGTCGGGATTGATATTCACACACGTTATACACCTGTATGCAACTTCCGTTTACTTTCGATTTTGATGTAAACAATGTTGCATGATGGATTCTGAAGGAATAGAAATTTCGTTGCCCGTGAATTTCCTCCACGAGGCATTGAAATCCGAGTCCAGTGATAGAATTCGAACATGTCTTTTTAATACTCATTTGTGTGATATTAAATCGAGAATACAGATCGCAGACACCAACGAAGCTGCGTTATGTTTGTTCGTATGCAAAACAGGACAGAAGGTCGAATGGTCGAATGCTTTAAAGATACATATTACCAACGTCTGTCTGGAcggaaatgaaataaatgaaaaacagGGATGTCAATTTGACTTTGGGGTGTCGAATACTTTATCAAGCGCCGTTGTTAAACCTAACCTGTCGTTTACCCAGAACCCGGGTGTAAAAGTGCCAAACAGAAAACGAGGTAGGCCAAAGAAGTCATGTGCTTCAAATGAAACAAAGCAGAAAATGCCGACATTGCAAACAGATGGGAAAAGATATAGTTTACGTGGAGTTCAGATTTCAGAGTCCATCATGAATGCAGAAAAGGGGATCGAATGTGATAATAAAGAGGAAGAGTATGAAAGTAAAGGTGAAGAATGTGAAAGTAAACGCGGAGACGAGATTTCTTCAGTGTCCAGAGAGAGTGAAGACGGAATGAATGCTTCAGATTATTGTGGTATTGATGGCAAAATCGTAGATGATTTAGAAATTTTTGAAGGCGAGGGCGAATTAAAGGTGACAGAAAGTAAAGGCCAATCAAAGCTCATGACACAAGAAAGCAATGGACAAGAATCAGATAAACGTCAACAGATTGATACCAATCAAAGTAATTCAGTTTTGCAGGAATTTACAGCTGAATGTTTCAGCAAACTTTCAAAGAAAATGGTGAACAAACTAAAAGACAACAAATATGTTGAGGTCAAACAACAAAGTGAAAGTAATAAACAAAATCTAGACCAATCTTCTACATGTCCTCGTTGTGGAAAGTCTTATAAGAACTTTCAGACCCTGCGAAATCACATCAGATATGTGCACAAGACTACAGGCCAACAAAATCAGTGCACACTTTGTCCCGCTAAGTTCAAACATATGTCCGTGTTAAAGCAGCACTTTGATGAAATTCACAACAAGAAAGTGAACTATACGTGTACCGTCTGCAAGAAAGACTTCAGCAGGAAGAATCAGTTCAACAGGCACATGCTCTCTCACGGAGTGGATAAatctaaacatttaaaatgCCCACAATGTGACAAAGGTTTCTGGTTCAAGTACAATCTAACTAGACACATGGAACTGGTTCATAAACCAACAACAGAAAACTTCCATTGCTCATATTGTGGGAAAGGGTTCAATCTTAAGGCTGCCATGGTTTCTCATGTGCAACAGGTACATTTCAACATTTTCCCATTTCCGTGCAGTGTGGAAGGCTGCAAACTGGTGTTCTCTCGACAGAAGCAGCTTCTTGATCACATGAGGCAGACGCACTCCGATGTGAATTTTGAACCTCCCAAACACTTCCGGGGAAGATACAAGTATGGGAGAAGTGACGAGGACCTGTTCTTCTGTTCTCACTGTAGAGTTAGCTTCTGTTACAAGGCCAAACTGGTGGAACACATGCACTTTGCTCACAATGACTCCTTTCCTTTTGTGTGTGATCACTGTTCTCAGGGATTTGTTGAAAAATCCTTCTTGCTACATCATCTCAAATATGCCCACAAACAAGATATAGACAGCAAAGCAATTCAAGAAGCAAGTAAAGGGAGTGATGAAGATTTTGAGTTCACAGAATCCGAGGAAAGCGACGCCAACTGTAAAATTATAATGGTGGATGAGGCAGGGAAAGTCCTACAGATTTGTCAACCAATCACCAAGGATACCACTGCTACATTAGAGGTGTGTCCCGCATAATAATTGgaaattacaagttttagatTTAGATTAGTTTTATATTCTCTTTggaaattacaagttttaatGTAAAATTGATTGTActacaatttattatttttcagatACCGGGTAAATTAACAGAATCCTCAGAGATGGTAACACTGTCATATTCGATGACATCAGAAAATCAGGAGGGGACAATAGAGTGTGTCATTCAGCCAGATCAGACGGCAGTCATTCCCCAGGAAATTGCAGATATGCTCGTCTCTGGTGGGGAAACGGTAATTGCCCATCAAACTAGCAACAGGTCAGAAAGTGATGACATCACAATCCACACAGAAAATAATGGCATCGCTGCTTCAGATGACAGTACAAATTTTGTTGTACTGAGCAGTCAGCTAGACCAAGTCAATGAAATCTGCGAGTCAAATGTTACAATTTCTAGTGAAACACAAGCTGCAGCAAGCAGCAGTCTGGATACAGACCCCGCACTAGACTCCACGGACAGCAATCCTATAGAAACTGTACAATATCACACAATGAGTGAATTCTTATGAATATCAAATGTTgatgagagaaaaatatttgCAATAAATCTCATTATGTAGTAAATTACTTTCTACTCTTGTAAGATTTCTGGCACTATTAATGCTGCTTTAGAAGGTAGACAAAATTAATGGCCAGTGAGGTGTGTTAATTGCAAACTCAGAAATCATTGGAGGGGGGATACTTCCCCCTCTCCATTTTGCTATTTGCTAATATTTTCACATAACATTTCAATGTGTcacttttttaaattttttttttacaaaattcagcATTGTGCTCTTTTATACTGTCAAGGGTTGGCAAATTTGTGTTAACGAGGCCATCGTGCAAAGATGTTTCAGTTCAGTGAAGAGATTTAAGTGCCAGTGCTTCAGTCTAAAATAAGAAATGATGGACAAATCAAAGTGGCTTTGGTTCTTGCGTATCTTTGTCTCCGATGAGTGAAAGAGGCACATTTAAATTAAGAGAATATGTTTATATGTTATTTCTGTCTGGGTCTTGTGTGGAACAGTGACTGATTTATGTCTCTGCAGAGAATCTAACCCAGGACTTCTGGCACAACAGTCCCGTGCACTATCGATCAAGCTAAAAggttaacccactagccagAGTTAGTAGAAATGCCATATTCCTAACCCTACCACACGAATCAatatattgctacatgtaacCACATGTCCCCCACTGCcacaaaaaagttgaagcacaaaagtctcGTAACTcttgtaaaattaatttgtcATATCAAAACGGCAGCAAAATATGagcaactacatatggtgactaacaattaATCcttcataatttgaacaaaatccgtacaGTGGTTTTGAAGGATTTGCGTTttcaaagtgaagtgggacggactGCGCCGGTACGCCGATacttctatgtccccttccacGCTGTGGTGGAAGACAAAAAACTAGAAGATGTGTGACATGCTTACTAATACTTCCTGCTAACAGTAAACTAACAAGCAGGAAGTAAACAGAACATAAACAAAAAACCGAGCAACAACAATTTACTTTGTATTCGTCTGAACATAATGTTAAAAGCAGCGTACCACATTACATTATCAACAAGTCTTGAATATAATCCGAAATCACAACACAGCAGCCGGCAACAACGTACATACACTCtgtataaatatgtaaataagaCACGAAGCTGTGTAAAAATCATTGTAGGATTTCATGAAGCGGCGTAAACGTGGGGTTGGCTGGTAAGGACACAGAGTTATTCCCCTTCTTTTGATCATGTGACATCAAGATCGGCTAATCCTAAGTTGTTCGGGTCCTTCCAGGCCCAGACTAGGCAGTAATGACTTAAAAGCTGTTCTAACAGTTCTTTTTCATCCATGAACTCTAGTTTCTCTATCctgtttaaaaagaaaaaaaacgttTTCAGAGTGTATCTACTTTAATTAACATTCTGTATgtggaattttatatatatattgtaaaccTTACcctaaacatttcaaaatgcaataaaattaaaaatccatATGATGTTTCAATGTACAGAGACATTAATATTCAAGAAATTACATCCAACAAATTTTGGCAATCTACAAAAATCATCTCCCAcgaattttattgaaaaaaagaagattcctgagaagaagatattGTAAAGAGTTATCCTATATAACCCCATATATCCTGTAGTgcagccccatcctacccccggggtccTATatatcccctattatggccccatcctatccccggggtcCTATATATCTCGTAGtgcggccccatcctacccccggggtcctgatttgaatgaatttcaaactgcactacctggggatgttTGAGAGGTAATGCCCCTGctgtaatatttttaaagatttcctaCATATACCCACGTAAAACTtcagccctgtggttcttgagaagaagttgaaaatgttaaaagtttaaagACAACACGATAGAAGccggacaaaaagtgatcagaaaaggtCACTAGAGCTTTCAGCAAATGTGAGCTAAATATTGCAGAAAACTGAGTATTTGCGTTAATTTCCCCAAGTCCTGGCAAGAGTCATAATTTGGCATACGATAAACAGATAGATACAtgatgtaccaaatatcaaatgaatatctgcaagcaagACAGAAACGAGGCCCAaaggccacatcactcacctgagtcactgtggcccatatttaaaaagattttttcctatatgttCATACAGGGTTTAACACTAAGGTAGCGTCATActgaccgagtctactaaatgataggtccagTCAGGTAAAATGTCAATTTACTAGTCCAACTGgttgtgttgaaaaaaaaacccaacaagaaactttactttaaactgtaagacattttattcttaacaaaaaaaaaatttaaaaaaattctgaagagTTTGTGAGCAATTTTGAACAACATAGTCACGATCTgaagtgatgttttacaacatctactcgatgttaataTGTGTAAAGGTAGAAGACAAATCAAACAATAATGTTTAAACCCTCGGGGAAGTGGGTGGGAGAAAACGAAACTGCATTAAAGATGCAATGTACATCTATCTTCCTATTCGAATATACAGAAAGTTTGCATGGAATTTTCCTGAAATTCATCTTTCCTTTCCACTTGAAAATAAAGCTCTGTGGATGCAGCTCACCTCTGAACATCAGCCTGTGGCAGACATTTGTAGACTTGTAGCATGTCCATTGCATCAGCACCCTCCCAGCCAACATCTAGAAACCTAAAAAATCATCATCTGTGATTCAACAGCTTTTAAATACaaacaaatgatatacatgATTGTATTAAATTTTGACACTACACTGTACTTTTTATCCTTCATGttgtatattatcaatttatacAGAAATAGATGTTCTGCTTCTGCTCATTGGAGTATAATATAAATTGTGGATTTCACTGAGATTTAAAGTATTGGAAATTAGGATACCCATGAAATATAATGATACATCTGAACACTGCCACATAAAACACTTATCCACAGAAAGATGGTCACCAAGGATATCCGACGATTCATATCTAGTATGGGGGTATCCAACGATGCGTATTAAGTATGGGGGTATCCGACAATGCATATTAAGTATGggggtatccgacgatgtgtATTAAGTATGGGGGTATCCGATGATGTATATTAAGTATGGGGGTATCCGATGATGTGTATTAAGTATGGCGGTATCCGACGATGTGTATTAAGTATGGGGGTATCCGACAATGCATATTAAGTATGGGGATATCCGACGATGTGTATTAAGTATGGGGGTATCCGATGATGTGTATTAAGTATGGGGGTATCCGACAATGCATATTAAGTATGGGGGTATCCGACGATGCGTATTAAGTATGGGGGTATCCGACAATGCATATTAAGTATGGCGGTATCCGACGATGCGTATTAAGTATGGGGGTATCCGATGATGTGTATTAAGTATGGGGGTATCCGATGTATAACACTACTGATGACACACTGTGTACTTTTTAAACTTCCACTTTTAG
Coding sequences:
- the LOC125658306 gene encoding zinc finger and SCAN domain-containing protein 12-like, which translates into the protein MMDSEGIEISLPVNFLHEALKSESSDRIRTCLFNTHLCDIKSRIQIADTNEAALCLFVCKTGQKVEWSNALKIHITNVCLDGNEINEKQGCQFDFGVSNTLSSAVVKPNLSFTQNPGVKVPNRKRGRPKKSCASNETKQKMPTLQTDGKRYSLRGVQISESIMNAEKGIECDNKEEEYESKGEECESKRGDEISSVSRESEDGMNASDYCGIDGKIVDDLEIFEGEGELKVTESKGQSKLMTQESNGQESDKRQQIDTNQSNSVLQEFTAECFSKLSKKMVNKLKDNKYVEVKQQSESNKQNLDQSSTCPRCGKSYKNFQTLRNHIRYVHKTTGQQNQCTLCPAKFKHMSVLKQHFDEIHNKKVNYTCTVCKKDFSRKNQFNRHMLSHGVDKSKHLKCPQCDKGFWFKYNLTRHMELVHKPTTENFHCSYCGKGFNLKAAMVSHVQQVHFNIFPFPCSVEGCKLVFSRQKQLLDHMRQTHSDVNFEPPKHFRGRYKYGRSDEDLFFCSHCRVSFCYKAKLVEHMHFAHNDSFPFVCDHCSQGFVEKSFLLHHLKYAHKQDIDSKAIQEASKGSDEDFEFTESEESDANCKIIMVDEAGKVLQICQPITKDTTATLEIPGKLTESSEMVTLSYSMTSENQEGTIECVIQPDQTAVIPQEIADMLVSGGETVIAHQTSNRSESDDITIHTENNGIAASDDSTNFVVLSSQLDQVNEICESNVTISSETQAAASSSLDTDPALDSTDSNPIETVQYHTMSEFL